In a single window of the Rhizobiaceae bacterium genome:
- a CDS encoding heavy metal translocating P-type ATPase, with protein MHAHAHDGSCCSGSGKPKNHVTRDPVCGMLVDPQAGKPRVEHAGRTFHFCSEGCRSKFAKEPAEYLTATDPVCGMTVDRSSAAHFLKHQGKKFYFCSARCKERFEAEPAKFVGERAAPDPMPKGTLYTCPMHPEIIRDAPGDCPICGMALEPVSPSADSGPNPELVDFTRRFWISAALSVPLFVIAMAPMVGLPLREWIGGEWTVWLELLLATPVVLWAGLPFFRRGWASIVNRSPNMWTLISVGVGAAYFYSVFATLFPDLFPHQFRGHGGSVPVYFEAAAVIIALVFFGQVLELRARERTGSAIRALLDLAPKFARRIDADGNETDVPLSEIKSGDLLRVRPGESVPVDGIVTDGQSAVDESMISGEPLPVEKQPGAALIGGTLNRNGTLVMRAEKVGSETMLSRIVEMVAKAQRSRAPIQSLADKVSSYFVPAVVAVAAIAFVAWALLGPQPSMIYAIVAAVSVLIIACPCALGLATPMSVMTATGRGAQAGVLVKEAAALERLAEIDTIIVDKTGTLTEGRPRLTDVVAAEGISETDMLTLAASLEKGSEHPLAEAIVDGAKERGVVTKSVSAFHAVTGKGVIGLIEDREIALGNAALMDEVGASTAPFSDAATSLASEGKTAMYVASGGQVLGIVAVSDPIKSNAAEAIRELHGRGIKIIMATGDSERTAHAVAAKLGIDEVRAGMLPEAKKALVDELHAKGVKVAMAGDGVNDAPALAAADVGIAMGTGADVALESAGITLVKGDLGGILRAHRLARATIANIKQNLFFAFIYNAVGVPVAAGVLYPLLGVLLSPMLAAAAMSLSSVSVIGNALRLRSLDLTS; from the coding sequence ATGCACGCCCACGCACACGATGGAAGCTGCTGTTCCGGTAGCGGCAAGCCTAAGAACCATGTCACGCGCGATCCCGTTTGCGGAATGCTCGTCGATCCGCAAGCCGGCAAACCGCGCGTGGAACATGCCGGCCGGACGTTCCACTTTTGCAGCGAAGGCTGCCGGTCGAAATTCGCGAAGGAACCGGCGGAGTATCTAACCGCAACCGATCCCGTCTGCGGAATGACGGTCGACCGGTCAAGTGCCGCTCATTTCCTGAAACATCAGGGCAAGAAGTTCTATTTCTGCTCGGCCCGGTGCAAGGAACGCTTCGAGGCCGAACCGGCGAAGTTCGTCGGTGAGCGCGCCGCGCCGGACCCGATGCCGAAAGGTACGCTCTACACCTGTCCGATGCATCCCGAGATCATACGCGATGCGCCGGGCGACTGCCCGATCTGCGGCATGGCGCTTGAGCCTGTCTCCCCTTCCGCCGATTCGGGACCAAATCCCGAACTGGTCGATTTCACGCGTCGCTTCTGGATAAGTGCCGCGCTTTCCGTTCCCCTTTTTGTCATTGCCATGGCTCCGATGGTCGGCCTGCCTTTGCGCGAGTGGATCGGAGGAGAGTGGACCGTGTGGCTGGAACTCCTGCTCGCCACCCCCGTGGTGTTGTGGGCGGGCCTGCCTTTTTTCAGGCGCGGCTGGGCTTCCATCGTCAATCGCAGCCCCAACATGTGGACACTGATTTCCGTCGGTGTCGGAGCAGCCTATTTCTACAGCGTGTTCGCCACGCTTTTTCCGGACCTGTTCCCGCACCAGTTTCGGGGACATGGTGGTTCGGTGCCGGTCTATTTCGAAGCGGCGGCTGTCATCATCGCGCTTGTTTTTTTCGGTCAGGTTCTCGAACTGAGGGCACGCGAGCGCACCGGGTCGGCCATTCGCGCCCTGCTCGACCTTGCGCCCAAGTTCGCGCGGCGCATCGACGCCGACGGCAACGAGACGGATGTGCCGCTTTCAGAAATAAAATCCGGCGATCTGTTGAGGGTTCGCCCCGGCGAGAGCGTCCCCGTCGATGGAATCGTCACGGACGGCCAATCCGCAGTCGACGAATCCATGATAAGCGGCGAACCCCTGCCGGTCGAAAAACAGCCCGGAGCCGCGCTGATCGGCGGCACGCTGAATCGCAACGGAACGCTTGTCATGCGCGCCGAAAAGGTTGGCTCCGAAACGATGCTTTCGCGCATTGTCGAAATGGTCGCCAAGGCGCAGCGCTCTCGCGCGCCGATCCAGAGCCTCGCCGACAAGGTGTCGTCCTATTTCGTGCCTGCGGTGGTCGCGGTAGCGGCCATCGCTTTCGTTGCATGGGCGCTGCTCGGGCCGCAGCCCAGCATGATCTACGCCATCGTCGCAGCCGTTTCGGTTCTGATCATCGCCTGTCCTTGCGCGCTCGGCCTCGCCACCCCAATGTCGGTGATGACCGCGACCGGGCGCGGCGCGCAGGCGGGTGTGCTGGTCAAGGAAGCCGCCGCTCTGGAGCGGCTGGCGGAAATCGATACTATCATCGTGGACAAGACCGGCACGCTGACCGAAGGGCGTCCGCGCCTGACCGATGTCGTCGCGGCCGAAGGCATTTCGGAAACGGATATGCTCACGCTCGCCGCAAGTCTCGAAAAGGGTTCGGAACATCCGCTCGCCGAAGCGATCGTCGATGGGGCGAAGGAGCGCGGCGTGGTGACTAAGTCCGTTTCCGCCTTTCACGCCGTCACCGGCAAGGGCGTCATCGGTTTGATCGAGGACCGTGAGATCGCTCTGGGCAATGCCGCGCTGATGGACGAGGTGGGCGCTTCGACCGCCCCCTTTAGCGACGCCGCAACGTCGCTCGCCAGTGAGGGCAAGACGGCGATGTATGTCGCGTCCGGCGGACAGGTGCTGGGGATCGTCGCAGTCAGCGACCCGATCAAGTCCAACGCGGCAGAGGCCATCCGGGAACTGCATGGTCGCGGCATCAAGATCATCATGGCGACGGGGGATAGCGAGCGCACAGCGCACGCGGTTGCCGCAAAACTCGGCATCGACGAAGTTCGCGCCGGGATGCTGCCCGAGGCCAAGAAAGCGTTGGTCGACGAACTGCACGCAAAGGGCGTCAAGGTGGCGATGGCCGGAGACGGCGTGAACGATGCGCCCGCGCTCGCCGCTGCCGATGTCGGGATCGCCATGGGCACTGGCGCGGACGTGGCGCTGGAAAGCGCAGGCATCACGCTGGTCAAGGGCGATCTCGGCGGCATATTGCGCGCGCATCGTCTTGCCCGCGCAACCATCGCCAACATCAAGCAGAACCTCTTCTTCGCGTTCATCTACAACGCGGTCGGCGTGCCTGTCGCGGCGGGCGTTCTCTATCCGCTGCTGGGCGTCCTGCTTTCGCCCATGCTGGCGGCGGCGGCGATGAGCCTTTCCTCTGTTTCGGTGATCGGCAATGCGTTGCGCCTGCGCAGCCTCGACCTCACCTCGTGA
- a CDS encoding bifunctional rhamnulose-1-phosphate aldolase/short-chain dehydrogenase — protein sequence MVEKHTAARLSKLWDDAKAAGLSEPERLVYRSNILGADKRVTNYGGGNTSSKVRQKDPLTGEEVEVLWVKGSGGDSASIKLDGFATLYMDKLRALKKLYRGLEHEDEMVGYLPHCTFNLNPRAASIDTPLHAFVPRPFVDHMHPDAIIAIAASKDSKALTQKIFGDEIGWLPWKRPGFELGLWLEKFCVENPGAKGVVLESHGLFTWGDTPKECYETTINTINKAIDWFETETKGKPPFGGQATESLPADQRHAIAARIMPVIRGMISEGGHKVGHFDDSDTVLEFVNSRNLCPLAALGTSCPDHFLRTKIRPLVIEFDPAKPDVEDVLAALPHAVEAYRDAYRTYYARCKHDNSPAIRDPNAVVYLMPGVGMFTFAADKATARISGEFYVNAINVMRGSSGVSTYMGLSEQEAFDIEYWLLEEAKLQRMPKPKSLAGQVAFVTGGAGGIGKATSIRLLGEGACVVLADIDEGALAEARDELGKSFGKDFVHTVKLDVTDEAGVASGFAEMAVAFGGGDILVSNAGISSSAPIEDTPLTMWDRNIDILAKGYFLVSREAFRLFKRQKTGGNIVFIASKNGLAASPNAAAYCTAKAAEIHLARCLALEGAEHQIRVNTVNPDAVLRGSKIWSSDWREARAAAYSMKPDELEEHYRKRSMLKRSVFPEDIAEAVYFLASEMSSKSTGNIINVDAGNAQSFTR from the coding sequence ATGGTTGAAAAGCACACCGCCGCGCGGCTCTCGAAGCTGTGGGATGACGCGAAGGCTGCCGGCCTGTCGGAACCGGAGCGGCTGGTCTATCGATCCAACATCCTCGGGGCGGACAAGCGGGTCACCAACTACGGCGGCGGCAACACTTCGTCCAAGGTCCGGCAGAAAGACCCGCTGACCGGCGAAGAGGTTGAGGTGCTGTGGGTCAAGGGTTCGGGCGGGGACAGCGCGTCCATCAAGCTCGACGGCTTCGCGACGCTGTACATGGACAAGCTGCGCGCCCTGAAGAAGCTCTATCGCGGGTTGGAGCATGAGGATGAAATGGTGGGCTATTTGCCCCATTGCACCTTCAACCTCAATCCGCGTGCCGCCTCCATCGACACTCCGCTTCATGCATTTGTGCCGCGTCCATTTGTCGATCACATGCATCCGGACGCGATCATTGCGATTGCGGCCTCAAAGGATTCGAAGGCGCTGACGCAGAAGATTTTCGGTGACGAGATCGGGTGGCTTCCATGGAAGCGCCCCGGCTTCGAACTTGGTCTGTGGCTGGAGAAGTTCTGTGTCGAAAATCCCGGGGCGAAGGGTGTCGTGCTGGAAAGCCACGGCCTGTTCACATGGGGCGACACGCCGAAGGAATGCTACGAAACGACCATCAACACGATCAACAAGGCGATTGACTGGTTCGAGACGGAAACGAAGGGCAAGCCCCCCTTCGGAGGGCAGGCAACGGAGTCGTTGCCGGCGGATCAGCGGCATGCAATCGCGGCGAGGATCATGCCCGTCATTCGCGGGATGATCTCGGAGGGTGGCCACAAAGTCGGTCATTTCGACGATTCGGATACGGTGCTGGAATTCGTCAATTCGAGGAACCTGTGCCCGCTCGCCGCGCTTGGCACCTCTTGCCCGGACCATTTCCTGCGCACGAAGATCAGGCCGCTGGTCATCGAGTTCGACCCGGCAAAGCCGGATGTGGAAGACGTTCTGGCTGCGCTGCCCCATGCGGTCGAAGCCTATCGCGACGCCTATCGCACTTATTACGCGCGCTGCAAGCACGACAACTCGCCTGCGATCCGCGATCCGAATGCGGTGGTCTACCTCATGCCGGGCGTCGGTATGTTCACCTTCGCCGCCGACAAGGCCACGGCGCGCATTTCGGGCGAGTTCTATGTGAACGCCATCAATGTGATGCGCGGCTCATCGGGCGTCTCGACCTATATGGGCCTGTCCGAACAGGAGGCCTTCGACATTGAGTACTGGCTTCTCGAAGAGGCGAAGCTCCAGCGCATGCCGAAACCGAAATCGCTCGCGGGCCAGGTCGCCTTCGTCACCGGCGGCGCGGGCGGAATAGGCAAGGCAACGTCGATCCGCCTCCTGGGCGAAGGCGCTTGTGTCGTGCTCGCCGACATCGATGAAGGGGCGCTCGCCGAAGCAAGAGACGAACTCGGCAAGTCTTTTGGAAAAGATTTTGTCCACACCGTGAAGCTCGATGTTACCGATGAGGCGGGTGTGGCCTCCGGCTTTGCGGAAATGGCGGTTGCCTTCGGCGGAGGGGATATCCTGGTCTCGAACGCGGGCATTTCGTCATCGGCGCCGATCGAGGACACGCCGCTGACGATGTGGGACCGGAACATCGACATCCTGGCGAAGGGCTATTTCCTCGTGTCGCGCGAGGCGTTTCGGCTGTTCAAGCGGCAGAAGACCGGCGGCAACATCGTCTTTATCGCATCCAAGAACGGGCTTGCCGCGTCACCTAACGCGGCAGCCTATTGCACGGCCAAGGCAGCGGAGATTCATCTGGCGCGCTGCCTCGCGCTGGAAGGCGCGGAGCACCAGATCAGGGTCAACACGGTGAACCCGGATGCGGTGCTGCGCGGCTCGAAGATATGGTCGAGCGACTGGCGCGAAGCGCGTGCGGCGGCCTATTCGATGAAACCCGACGAGCTTGAGGAGCACTATCGCAAGCGCTCGATGCTCAAGCGTTCCGTCTTCCCGGAAGACATAGCCGAGGCGGTGTATTTCCTCGCTTCGGAAATGTCGTCGAAATCGACCGGCAACATCATCAATGTCGACGCGGGGAACGCTCAGAGCTTCACGAGGTGA